Proteins from a genomic interval of Acidobacteriota bacterium:
- a CDS encoding ROK family protein, with amino-acid sequence MASQNPPQTTAAKIPPQPGERLGVDLGSHHIRVGVLNQAGQLSDFHRENYATDPLEPRNGPALAAQLRALLQQTLQTHPDLAAIGIAFPGLIQQPAQRILKLDHAPGLTALNLHAELQEALPVPLRFENSANAAAFAEMQTGVARGRQDWLYLHIGANVSAGLILGGQLQRGQSGLAGALGEMAIDPEHTGEFVPLESMVSAENIVRRTERRLQRDSTSSLSRLKLLGGSYTYDNIIEAAVQGDDLSRLMLQRTGKFIGMAIAEVINLLNLSLVAIGGAPAARNFLVPAIAAEAEQRAAEIIFADCQIVAAELGAEASVIGAALLA; translated from the coding sequence ATGGCATCGCAAAATCCTCCACAGACAACTGCTGCCAAGATTCCGCCGCAACCGGGTGAACGCCTGGGCGTTGATCTGGGCAGCCATCATATTCGGGTGGGCGTCCTCAATCAGGCCGGCCAATTGAGTGACTTCCATCGCGAAAATTACGCCACCGATCCGCTGGAACCGCGCAATGGCCCAGCGCTGGCCGCGCAATTGCGCGCCCTCTTGCAACAGACGCTGCAAACACATCCGGACCTTGCCGCCATCGGCATCGCATTCCCCGGATTGATCCAGCAACCGGCGCAACGCATTCTCAAACTCGACCACGCGCCGGGGCTGACCGCCCTCAATTTGCACGCCGAATTGCAGGAGGCCTTACCGGTGCCACTGCGCTTCGAGAACAGCGCCAATGCGGCGGCCTTTGCCGAAATGCAAACCGGCGTGGCGCGCGGACGCCAGGATTGGCTCTATTTGCATATCGGCGCGAACGTCAGTGCGGGTTTGATTCTGGGCGGGCAATTGCAACGCGGACAATCGGGGTTGGCGGGCGCGCTGGGCGAAATGGCGATTGACCCCGAACACACGGGCGAATTCGTGCCGCTCGAATCCATGGTTTCGGCTGAGAACATCGTGCGGCGCACCGAACGGCGCTTGCAACGCGATTCGACCTCTTCGCTCTCGCGCTTGAAATTGTTGGGCGGCAGTTACACTTACGACAATATCATCGAAGCGGCCGTGCAAGGCGATGATCTGTCGCGCTTGATGTTGCAACGCACCGGCAAATTTATCGGCATGGCCATTGCCGAAGTCATCAATTTGCTCAATCTTTCGCTGGTCGCCATCGGCGGCGCTCCGGCGGCGCGCAACTTCCTCGTTCCCGCCATTGCCGCAGAAGCGGAGCAACGCGCTGCTGAGATCATCTTCGCCGACTGCCAAATCGTCGCGGCGGAATTGGGCGCGGAAGCCAGCGTCATCGGCGCGGCATTGCTGGCCTAA
- a CDS encoding DedA family protein produces the protein MVIENLIKEYGLWAVFFGVMIEGDLTLLLAGVLAHHGLFTFGEALLCSTLGGVVGDSISFLLGYRGKEWIKNSHFYHRTKPQLERLSARFGVYSIFLVKYIYGLRTASAVFWGFAHMRFGRFGTLTVISCAAWALILIGIGYSFSGAIEVIIGRVQRIGLVLLIAVLVASALSLALFLLERYVIGRRVPEMEPQLLSDREEENKSLKSEV, from the coding sequence ATGGTAATCGAAAACCTCATTAAAGAATATGGCCTGTGGGCGGTCTTTTTCGGCGTGATGATCGAGGGCGATCTGACGCTGCTCTTAGCCGGGGTGTTGGCGCATCACGGGCTGTTCACCTTTGGCGAAGCGCTGTTGTGCAGCACGCTGGGCGGCGTCGTCGGCGATTCGATCAGCTTCCTGCTCGGCTATCGCGGCAAAGAGTGGATCAAGAACAGCCATTTTTATCATCGCACCAAACCGCAATTGGAACGGCTGTCGGCGCGTTTCGGGGTCTATTCGATCTTCCTGGTCAAATATATTTACGGCTTGCGCACGGCCAGCGCTGTTTTCTGGGGTTTTGCGCACATGCGCTTTGGCCGCTTCGGGACGCTGACTGTGATAAGTTGTGCGGCCTGGGCGCTGATTTTGATCGGCATCGGTTACTCATTCAGCGGCGCGATTGAAGTCATCATCGGACGCGTGCAACGCATCGGCTTGGTGCTGTTGATCGCGGTGCTGGTCGCGAGCGCGTTGTCGCTGGCGCTGTTCCTGCTCGAACGCTATGTCATTGGCCGCCGCGTGCCCGAAATGGAACCCCAATTGTTGAGCGACCGCGAAGAGGAAAATAAAAGTCTGAAGTCTGAAGTCTGA
- a CDS encoding GHMP kinase: protein MIIEAQAPTRIDLAGGTVDIWPLYLFHEGAQTINFAIDQYARCRVETRADGKFVFESLDRGTKVEVATHAALRDEAELPLISKLVYFFKPETGLTITTDCMAPAGAGLAGSSTLNIALCGALNKLTGERFKLEQLPFIAANVESQVLGVPAGYQDYFPATYGAVSRVRLQVEGVIREAIETDLEQLESRVALCYTYAPRNSGINNWSMFKSHIDGDKLIFERFDKIRDTALKMADALSANAFDQIGALFAEEWASRRELVPGITTEFIDELVTLSQRHGAQAAKVCGAGGGGCVAFYCAAGRKSDVEQALAAAGGQIIPYRISRAGLQINVG from the coding sequence TTGATTATCGAAGCACAAGCACCCACGCGCATTGATCTGGCGGGCGGCACCGTGGACATCTGGCCGCTGTATCTGTTTCACGAAGGCGCCCAGACGATCAATTTTGCGATTGATCAATACGCCCGTTGCCGCGTCGAAACGCGCGCCGACGGCAAGTTCGTCTTTGAATCGCTGGATCGTGGGACGAAGGTCGAAGTCGCCACCCACGCCGCCTTGCGCGATGAAGCCGAATTGCCGCTGATTTCCAAGCTGGTTTATTTCTTTAAGCCCGAAACCGGCTTGACCATCACGACCGATTGCATGGCTCCGGCGGGCGCGGGGCTGGCCGGTTCTTCGACGCTGAACATCGCGCTATGCGGCGCGCTGAACAAACTGACCGGCGAACGCTTCAAGCTGGAACAACTGCCCTTCATTGCCGCCAATGTCGAATCGCAGGTGCTGGGCGTACCGGCGGGGTATCAGGATTATTTCCCGGCGACGTATGGCGCAGTCTCGCGTGTGCGCCTGCAAGTCGAAGGGGTGATCCGTGAAGCCATCGAAACCGACCTCGAACAACTCGAATCCCGCGTGGCGCTCTGTTACACCTACGCGCCGCGCAATTCCGGCATCAACAACTGGTCAATGTTCAAGTCGCACATTGACGGCGACAAACTGATTTTTGAGCGTTTCGACAAAATCCGCGACACGGCGCTGAAGATGGCCGACGCCCTGAGCGCCAATGCCTTCGACCAAATCGGCGCGCTCTTTGCCGAAGAATGGGCCAGCCGCCGCGAATTGGTGCCCGGCATCACGACCGAATTCATTGACGAATTGGTGACGCTTTCCCAACGGCACGGCGCGCAGGCGGCCAAAGTTTGTGGCGCGGGTGGCGGCGGTTGCGTGGCCTTTTATTGCGCAGCCGGGCGCAAGTCCGATGTCGAACAGGCGTTAGCTGCGGCGGGCGGCCAGATCATTCCGTATCGTATTTCGCGCGCCGGCTTGCAAATCAACGTAGGCTGA
- a CDS encoding redoxin domain-containing protein, which yields MLKRCCLVLLCLLPLAWLGCSEQKEADTSALTRPLPSAPSPTPAPHATDLKRVVKGTTAPDFALEAPDGETYKLSSFRDKKFVVLVFYRGYF from the coding sequence ATGCTCAAGCGTTGTTGCCTCGTCTTGCTTTGCTTGTTGCCGCTGGCCTGGCTCGGTTGTAGCGAGCAGAAAGAAGCGGATACCTCCGCACTGACGCGCCCCTTGCCGTCCGCGCCTTCGCCCACGCCCGCTCCGCACGCGACTGATTTGAAGCGCGTGGTCAAAGGCACGACCGCGCCCGACTTCGCGTTGGAAGCGCCGGATGGCGAGACCTACAAGCTCTCCAGCTTCCGCGACAAGAAATTCGTCGTGCTGGTGTTTTATCGCGGCTATTTCTGA
- a CDS encoding redoxin domain-containing protein, giving the protein MLSPAEKQNVQILGISLDTHEESRVMAEEIAKHPGQLDFPLLTDVEHRVVDTYGLSNPAEFKAGIPYPCVYVIGKDGVVIDRFLDESGVRATNEQVRAMLKAAGAVS; this is encoded by the coding sequence TTGCTCTCGCCCGCCGAAAAACAAAACGTGCAGATTCTAGGCATCAGTCTGGACACCCACGAAGAGTCGCGCGTCATGGCCGAAGAGATTGCCAAACATCCGGGCCAACTCGATTTTCCGCTGCTGACCGACGTTGAGCATCGCGTGGTGGACACCTACGGACTTTCCAATCCGGCGGAATTCAAAGCGGGCATTCCGTATCCATGTGTTTACGTGATCGGCAAAGATGGCGTGGTGATAGATCGGTTCCTGGATGAAAGCGGCGTGCGCGCGACCAATGAACAGGTGCGCGCGATGCTGAAAGCCGCTGGTGCGGTGAGTTGA
- the mazG gene encoding nucleoside triphosphate pyrophosphohydrolase has protein sequence MPTKTFQDLVELMARLRAPDGCLWDREQSYATLGPMLIEEAYEVIEAAEAGDWPELRDELGDLLFQIIFYGQIAHDSQHFDIYDSITRVHEKMTRRHPHVFGDQQVESTADVLMNWEAIKAAERKDAGKAEKQPSLLAGVSTKLPALLEAYQLTTKAARVGFDWEKLEDVFDKLAEEVQELRDEVRRDPRDPSALAEELGDLLFVATNIARQLGVEPELALKSANRKFRRRFGYIETKLAEQGRSCADSNLAEMDAYWNEAKRVEKQ, from the coding sequence ATGCCAACAAAGACGTTTCAGGATTTAGTGGAATTGATGGCGCGGTTGCGCGCGCCCGACGGTTGTCTGTGGGATCGCGAGCAGAGTTACGCGACGCTCGGGCCGATGCTGATCGAAGAAGCCTACGAGGTGATCGAAGCCGCTGAGGCCGGAGACTGGCCTGAGTTGCGCGATGAACTGGGCGACCTACTCTTTCAGATCATCTTTTACGGCCAGATCGCACACGACAGTCAGCATTTCGACATTTACGATTCGATCACCCGCGTGCACGAAAAGATGACGCGCCGCCATCCGCACGTCTTCGGCGATCAGCAAGTCGAATCCACCGCCGACGTGCTGATGAACTGGGAAGCGATTAAAGCTGCCGAACGCAAAGACGCGGGCAAAGCTGAAAAACAGCCTTCGCTGCTGGCTGGCGTTTCGACTAAGCTGCCGGCTTTGCTCGAAGCTTACCAACTGACGACCAAGGCCGCGCGGGTCGGTTTTGACTGGGAAAAGCTGGAAGATGTCTTCGACAAACTGGCCGAAGAGGTGCAGGAATTGCGCGACGAAGTGCGGCGCGACCCGCGCGACCCCAGCGCCCTGGCCGAAGAGTTGGGCGATCTGCTTTTTGTCGCCACCAACATCGCGCGCCAACTCGGCGTCGAGCCGGAACTGGCCTTGAAATCGGCCAATCGCAAATTCCGCCGCCGGTTTGGTTACATTGAAACGAAATTGGCGGAACAAGGGCGCTCGTGCGCCGACTCGAATTTGGCTGAGATGGACGCCTATTGGAACGAGGCGAAGCGGGTCGAGAAGCAGTGA
- a CDS encoding phosphodiester glycosidase family protein, protein MQNLAKSLVLIGCYALLGWAQTPETRQTETIAPGLEHLQIQRGDFNAEESERWQINALIVDPKLIRLELGLALDEIVGVETTSSLAARRAAIAAINGGYFRTTGIYRGEQMGALFSRAQWLSEPAHGRAALALAESGGQTRAATAVITAQMELHVGKATRAINGFNRPREKDELIVFTPAFHRTTLTAADGLEAVIMRGRVTAVRDGMGSQVIPANGWVLSAQGAAREWALQHLRIGVRVALKTAFKAEPPLPFKADVIIGAGPRLLAAGQLLGESESGFNIQTFYRARHPRTALGWRADGRFVLVAVDGRQPRQSVGMTIPELAVLMRELGCVEAINLDGGGSTTMVIKNKVVNSPSDAAGERAVSDALLLLPRAIRNSTTRVSKRKWQR, encoded by the coding sequence ATGCAGAACTTGGCAAAAAGCCTGGTGCTGATTGGTTGTTATGCGCTGCTCGGCTGGGCGCAGACGCCCGAGACACGTCAAACTGAAACCATCGCGCCGGGTCTGGAACATTTGCAAATCCAACGCGGCGATTTCAATGCTGAAGAGAGCGAGCGCTGGCAAATCAACGCACTGATCGTTGATCCGAAATTGATTCGCCTCGAACTCGGCTTGGCGCTGGACGAAATCGTCGGCGTCGAGACCACCAGTTCGCTGGCCGCGCGGCGTGCCGCCATTGCGGCAATCAATGGCGGCTACTTCCGCACGACGGGCATTTATCGCGGCGAACAGATGGGCGCGCTGTTCAGCCGGGCGCAATGGCTGAGCGAACCGGCGCACGGACGGGCGGCGCTGGCGTTGGCTGAAAGCGGCGGTCAAACGCGCGCAGCGACGGCGGTGATTACGGCGCAAATGGAATTGCACGTAGGCAAAGCGACGCGCGCAATCAACGGCTTCAATCGTCCGCGCGAAAAGGATGAGTTGATCGTCTTCACGCCGGCGTTTCATCGCACGACATTGACGGCGGCGGATGGGTTGGAAGCCGTCATTATGCGTGGCCGCGTAACAGCAGTGCGTGATGGCATGGGCAGTCAGGTAATCCCGGCAAACGGTTGGGTCCTCTCGGCGCAGGGCGCGGCGCGTGAATGGGCGTTGCAGCATTTGCGCATTGGCGTGCGCGTGGCGCTCAAAACGGCATTCAAGGCCGAGCCGCCGCTGCCATTCAAAGCCGACGTGATTATCGGCGCGGGGCCGCGTTTGCTGGCCGCCGGGCAACTGCTGGGCGAGAGCGAGTCAGGCTTTAACATCCAAACGTTTTACCGCGCCCGCCATCCGCGCACGGCGCTGGGTTGGCGCGCGGATGGCCGCTTCGTACTGGTCGCGGTAGATGGGCGGCAGCCGCGCCAAAGCGTGGGAATGACCATCCCGGAATTGGCGGTGCTGATGCGCGAACTTGGCTGCGTAGAGGCGATCAACCTGGATGGCGGCGGTTCGACGACGATGGTGATCAAAAATAAAGTGGTCAACAGTCCGTCTGACGCGGCGGGCGAACGCGCGGTGAGCGACGCGCTGTTGCTGTTGCCGCGCGCAATCAGGAACAGTACCACGCGCGTGAGCAAGCGGAAGTGGCAGCGTTAG
- a CDS encoding TIGR04282 family arsenosugar biosynthesis glycosyltransferase has translation MSVTNPKEALVLMAKAPLAGQVKTRLIGALSAADAADLYAAFLSDTFAVMEEVADERESVRLVLYYTPAGEEEAFEKVEREGSLMLAQRGDSLGERLENCFVDLFEHGFDSVVIIGGDSPTLPAENLLRAFESLTDADEIVLGPAEDDGYYLIGMRKLHPRVLEDIPWSTNEVLAVTRRRIQEASLNLIELPLCSDVDTPEQLQRLRQQLKEQKELARFTRRCLKEIAKRSG, from the coding sequence ATGTCTGTAACCAATCCAAAAGAAGCTTTGGTCTTAATGGCGAAAGCGCCGCTCGCCGGGCAAGTCAAAACCCGTTTGATCGGTGCGCTCTCTGCCGCGGACGCCGCCGATTTATACGCCGCGTTTTTGAGCGATACGTTTGCTGTGATGGAAGAGGTTGCTGACGAACGCGAATCGGTGCGGCTGGTGCTGTATTACACGCCTGCGGGTGAAGAAGAAGCCTTTGAAAAGGTTGAGCGCGAAGGCTCGCTGATGCTGGCGCAACGTGGCGACTCGTTGGGCGAACGGCTGGAAAATTGTTTTGTCGATCTGTTCGAGCATGGCTTTGACAGCGTCGTCATCATCGGCGGCGATAGCCCGACCTTGCCCGCTGAAAATTTGCTGAGGGCGTTTGAAAGCCTGACAGACGCGGACGAAATCGTGCTCGGCCCGGCAGAAGATGACGGCTATTACTTAATCGGCATGCGCAAACTGCACCCGCGCGTGCTGGAAGATATTCCGTGGAGCACCAATGAAGTGCTGGCCGTTACGCGCCGCCGCATCCAGGAAGCGAGCCTGAATTTGATTGAACTGCCCTTGTGTTCTGACGTAGATACGCCCGAACAGTTGCAACGGCTGCGCCAGCAGTTGAAAGAGCAAAAAGAATTGGCGCGTTTCACCCGCCGTTGTTTGAAAGAAATTGCCAAGCGTTCCGGTTAA
- a CDS encoding ABC transporter permease: MDKIFAVIKREYLTRVTSRGFMIWTILTPLLGALLMFAPGYFMERTAQRGKVVVLDQTGDAALFPLAQELFYRGPVSTRYELAHETVTPGTVTDTRMRELSQQLSTGQVAGFLIVPPEVFSRQGTLSFHTATQNLREQSLTMRLRIAFNSAVIERRWVKEGINVKRADELMEPVELTVVSERDQGKGSEAFILALGMLVVLYGIIIIYGQLVLRGVVEEKQSRIIEVLLSSIKPFHLMLGKLIGIGLVSLTQVAVWIVAALLLSMAAATSSLTSSSFHMPPLPPMLVIFFFVYFVLGYFLFSTLFLIVGAMVSAEEDAQQLQMPVVLSVVAPMLLLEQVLRQPNSLFATVVSMVPLFSPILMFGRIAVEPPPWWQIGLSIVLLLLSIWGAVWLAAKIYRVGVLMYGKPPTLPELFKWLKYS; the protein is encoded by the coding sequence ATGGACAAAATTTTTGCCGTCATCAAACGTGAATATCTGACCCGTGTGACTTCGCGCGGCTTTATGATCTGGACGATTCTGACGCCGCTGTTGGGGGCGTTGCTGATGTTCGCGCCGGGCTACTTTATGGAGCGCACGGCCCAACGCGGCAAAGTGGTCGTGCTCGATCAAACCGGCGACGCCGCACTGTTTCCGCTCGCGCAGGAACTGTTTTATCGTGGCCCCGTGTCCACACGGTACGAACTGGCGCACGAAACGGTCACGCCGGGCACCGTGACCGACACGCGCATGCGAGAATTGAGCCAGCAACTCAGTACCGGCCAGGTCGCCGGTTTCCTGATCGTTCCGCCTGAGGTTTTTTCCCGGCAAGGTACGCTCAGCTTTCACACGGCCACGCAAAACCTGCGCGAACAGTCGCTGACGATGCGGCTGCGCATTGCTTTTAATTCCGCCGTGATCGAGCGGCGCTGGGTCAAAGAGGGCATCAACGTCAAGCGCGCGGACGAATTGATGGAGCCGGTCGAACTGACCGTGGTCAGCGAGCGCGATCAAGGCAAAGGCAGCGAAGCCTTCATTTTGGCGCTGGGGATGTTGGTGGTTTTGTACGGCATCATCATCATATACGGGCAACTGGTGTTGCGCGGCGTGGTTGAAGAGAAACAATCGCGCATCATCGAAGTGCTGCTCTCTTCGATCAAACCCTTTCATTTGATGTTGGGCAAGCTGATTGGCATCGGTCTTGTCAGCCTAACGCAGGTCGCGGTGTGGATCGTCGCGGCGCTGTTGCTGAGTATGGCCGCTGCCACATCCTCACTGACCAGCAGTTCGTTTCACATGCCGCCCTTGCCGCCCATGCTGGTGATTTTTTTCTTCGTCTATTTCGTGCTGGGCTATTTTCTCTTCTCAACGCTTTTCCTGATCGTGGGGGCGATGGTTTCGGCGGAAGAGGACGCCCAGCAATTGCAGATGCCTGTCGTCCTGAGTGTCGTGGCGCCGATGTTGTTGCTTGAACAAGTGCTGCGCCAGCCCAACAGCCTCTTTGCCACGGTCGTTTCGATGGTGCCGCTGTTTAGCCCGATCCTGATGTTCGGACGCATTGCGGTCGAGCCACCGCCGTGGTGGCAAATCGGCCTGTCCATCGTGTTGTTGCTGCTTTCGATCTGGGGCGCGGTCTGGCTGGCCGCAAAAATCTATCGCGTGGGCGTGCTGATGTATGGTAAACCACCGACGCTGCCGGAATTATTCAAATGGCTGAAATACAGTTAG
- a CDS encoding ABC transporter permease, with the protein MEKLKAIIKREYLIRVRSKGFLFGTIASPLLLILYMTVPMLMVKLSSHQTHQLAIVDEFGDEQLYRNIEQLLTRDNDKKREAEKQGEADRYVLRREVVANAADSTARQKLLNEQLASGQLSAYVVLPKDALDKGHFPYFAKNVGDLNTKGRVSDAISEAIVGRRMAQAGLDANRVNDLSREVSLDTINREGQREEGQTFFLTFGLIMAIYVSILVYGITVMRGVIEEKQWRIIEVLLSSVKPVQLMLGKLVGIGLVGLTQFAVWAVTGSLVTLAGNMPLLKLTNTPIPKFSPMLMFFFVLYFVLGYFLYATLYAIVGAIVSNEEDGQQMQIPVTMTIMIPIMLSVLVMQDPNSTTSTVLSLVPFFSPILMFMRISFQTPPAWQIALSIVLMLVTISAMIWLAAKIYRVGVLMYGKRPSLPEVARWLKYS; encoded by the coding sequence ATGGAAAAACTCAAAGCGATCATCAAACGCGAATACCTGATTCGCGTGCGTTCCAAGGGCTTTCTGTTTGGCACGATTGCCAGCCCGCTGCTGCTGATTCTGTATATGACGGTGCCGATGCTGATGGTGAAACTCAGCAGCCATCAGACCCATCAACTGGCCATCGTGGACGAATTCGGCGATGAGCAGTTATATCGCAACATCGAACAGTTGCTGACGCGCGACAATGACAAAAAGCGCGAAGCTGAAAAGCAGGGCGAGGCGGATCGCTACGTCTTGCGCCGCGAAGTCGTGGCCAACGCGGCAGACTCCACCGCCAGGCAAAAACTGCTGAACGAGCAACTCGCCAGCGGGCAACTGTCGGCCTACGTCGTCTTACCCAAAGATGCCTTGGACAAAGGGCATTTCCCCTACTTCGCCAAAAACGTCGGCGACCTGAATACCAAAGGGCGTGTCAGTGATGCCATCAGCGAAGCCATCGTCGGACGCCGCATGGCGCAAGCCGGTTTGGATGCCAACCGCGTCAACGACCTGAGCCGCGAAGTTTCGCTCGACACGATCAACCGCGAAGGCCAACGCGAAGAAGGGCAAACCTTCTTTCTGACCTTCGGCTTGATTATGGCGATTTACGTTTCGATTCTGGTGTACGGCATCACCGTGATGCGCGGCGTGATCGAAGAGAAACAGTGGCGCATCATCGAAGTGCTGCTGTCTTCGGTCAAACCCGTGCAATTGATGCTCGGCAAACTGGTCGGCATCGGCCTGGTCGGCCTGACGCAATTCGCCGTCTGGGCCGTGACCGGGTCGCTGGTGACGCTGGCGGGCAACATGCCGCTGCTGAAGCTCACCAATACGCCGATCCCGAAATTTTCGCCCATGCTGATGTTCTTTTTCGTGCTCTATTTTGTGCTGGGTTATTTCCTGTATGCCACGTTGTACGCCATTGTCGGCGCCATCGTCTCGAACGAAGAGGACGGGCAGCAGATGCAGATTCCGGTGACGATGACGATCATGATTCCGATTATGCTCTCGGTGCTGGTGATGCAAGACCCGAACTCGACGACCTCGACAGTGCTCTCGTTAGTGCCATTCTTCAGCCCCATTCTGATGTTTATGCGCATCAGCTTTCAGACGCCGCCCGCCTGGCAGATTGCGCTTTCGATTGTGCTGATGCTGGTGACGATCAGCGCTATGATCTGGCTGGCGGCCAAAATCTATCGCGTGGGCGTGCTGATGTATGGCAAACGGCCTTCGCTGCCGGAAGTGGCGCGTTGGTTGAAATACAGTTAA
- a CDS encoding TIGR00282 family metallophosphoesterase — protein sequence MFRVLMTGDLVGRAGRRVLEERLYDLRQQREIDFVVSNVENAAAGFSITARIAHDLFAAGVDVMTSGNHIFDKREVLEFIETEPRLLRPANYAPGVPGKGRWVGKVKGRPVAVLNFQGRAFMPPSDDPFRAADAQLAALEPAVKIILVDMHGEATAEKLGMGRYLDGRVTAVVGTHTHVQTADEQILPGGTGYLTDLGMTGPHDGIIGMQTSIVLERFLKGISAKFEPCEGDIRLNGLLVDVDEESGKAIQVERISLKHG from the coding sequence ATGTTCAGAGTCCTCATGACCGGCGACTTGGTTGGGCGCGCCGGACGCCGCGTGTTGGAAGAGCGCCTCTATGACCTGCGCCAACAACGCGAGATTGATTTCGTCGTTAGCAACGTCGAGAACGCCGCCGCTGGCTTTTCGATCACCGCGCGCATTGCGCACGACCTCTTTGCCGCTGGGGTGGACGTGATGACCTCCGGCAATCACATCTTCGACAAACGCGAAGTGCTTGAGTTCATCGAAACAGAGCCGCGCCTGCTGCGCCCGGCCAATTACGCGCCCGGCGTCCCCGGCAAAGGCCGCTGGGTTGGCAAGGTCAAAGGCAGGCCCGTCGCCGTGCTCAATTTTCAAGGCCGCGCGTTTATGCCGCCTTCTGACGATCCCTTTCGCGCCGCTGACGCGCAACTGGCCGCGCTGGAACCCGCCGTCAAAATCATCCTCGTGGACATGCACGGCGAAGCGACCGCCGAAAAGCTGGGCATGGGCCGTTACCTGGACGGGCGCGTCACCGCCGTCGTTGGCACGCACACCCACGTGCAAACCGCCGACGAACAGATTTTGCCGGGCGGGACGGGCTATTTGACCGACCTCGGCATGACCGGCCCGCACGACGGCATTATCGGCATGCAAACCAGCATCGTGCTGGAACGCTTTCTCAAAGGCATCTCGGCAAAATTTGAGCCGTGCGAAGGTGACATTCGGTTGAATGGGTTGTTGGTGGATGTGGATGAAGAGAGTGGGAAGGCGATTCAGGTGGAACGCATCAGCTTGAAACATGGCTAA
- a CDS encoding BrnT family toxin, which yields MLIDDFIWLPNIVDKLVVKHHVAPDEVEEVFFNRPKYRFVENGERSGEDLYAATGRTDAGRYLIVFYIFKLHRTALILSARDMDKKERKRYERK from the coding sequence GTGCTTATTGATGATTTCATCTGGTTGCCCAACATCGTTGATAAACTGGTGGTCAAGCATCACGTTGCGCCGGACGAAGTTGAAGAAGTCTTCTTCAATCGTCCAAAATATCGTTTCGTTGAGAATGGCGAACGTTCCGGCGAGGACCTTTATGCTGCAACTGGACGGACCGATGCGGGCCGTTATCTGATTGTCTTTTACATCTTCAAACTCCATCGTACCGCGCTGATCTTGAGCGCGCGTGATATGGATAAGAAAGAACGGAAACGCTATGAACGGAAATAA